The following coding sequences lie in one Rutidosis leptorrhynchoides isolate AG116_Rl617_1_P2 chromosome 6, CSIRO_AGI_Rlap_v1, whole genome shotgun sequence genomic window:
- the LOC139856138 gene encoding NAC domain-containing protein 90-like has product MAENEPQTQSIYRFYPTEEELILFYLTNKLQDQRTRDIHRVIPVVHVYEHKPCHLPRLAGELCRGDTEQWFFFVPRQEREAQGGKPSRTTAYGYWKATGSPTYVYSSENKVIGVKKSMVFYEGKSRSVKKTEWKMNEYRAIKEEIDHTNYVPVPKLRHELSLCRVYVASGTTRAFDRRPYGIKSMDMVNTELMTRGGSSSRTHCTRMSP; this is encoded by the exons ATGGCCGAAAACGAGCCCCAAACGCAGTCGATCTACCGATTTTACCCAACCGAAGAAGAACTCATTTTGTTCTACCTTACAAACAAGCTTCAAGACCAACGAACTCGCGATATCCATCGTGTAATCCCCGTTGTTCATGTCTATGAACACAAACCTTGCCACCTTCCTA GGTTAGCAGGGGAATTGTGTCGAGGGGACACCGAACAATGGTTCTTTTTCGTGCCAAGACAAGAAAGGGAAGCACAAGGAGGTAAACCTAGCCGAACCACAGCGTACGGATACTGGAAAGCGACTGGCTCACCTACTTATGTATACTCCTCCGAAAATAAAGTGATTGGAGTAAAGAAATCAATGGTGTTCTATGAAGGAAAGTCGCGTAGCGTGAAGAAAACCGAATGGAAGATGAATGAGTATCGAGCGATCAAAGAAGAGATAGACCATACCAATTACGTCCCCGTTCCAAAG TTGCGACATGAGTTGAGCTTATGTAGAGTGTACGTGGCATCAGGAACCACACGAGCATTTGATCGAAGACCTTATGGTATAAAGTCAATGGATATGGTCAACACTGAACTAATGACTAGGGGTGGGTCGTCTTCACGAACACACTGCACACGTATGAGCCCATGA